In the Desulfovibrio subterraneus genome, ATCCGGCACATGCTCAAGGTGAGTGCGGGCAGGTGTTCTTGCTCTTGATCGTGCGAGTGTTGGTATGATCTCTTGTTGTGTCGTCTGACTTGTTGTACTGAGTACTTACTGGAGTCAGTTGCATTTTCAAGAGAACAGCAAAGCGGTGGAGGCGTGGCTTGGATAGCACCCGCATCTGGTTGACCTCTCTGTGGCTTTTATTGGCCAGCCTTTCTCTGGTATCCGGAAGTCCGGCCCTGGCAACGCCGCCCGGCGCAACGCCTTTGGTCACGAAGCCTTTGGTCATCGTAACGGGTGAGCGGCCTCCATACGTATCTGAGCATATGCAGGAGTTCGGCCCTGCAGCGCGCATTATACACCGGGCTTTTGAACTGGGCGGCATAACCGTGCAGTTTCGCTTTTTTCCGTGGAAACGATGCGAGGCCATGCTGGATGGCGGAATCGCCTTTGCCTCATTCCCTTACCCCATTTCCGAGCGCCACAAGCGACGCTGGAATTTTTCGCAGCCCCTGTTCAGGGGTGAAACACATGCCTTTTTCATGGAACAGCGTTTTCCCGGTTTTGAATACCACGGCATCAAGTCGCTCAGGGGCTACACCGTGGCCGGATCGCTCGGTGATTTTCTGACTGACCGCCTGTACACGGCGGCGGTGGATGTGGATCTGGCACCGGATGAGGAATGCTCCTTCAAGAAGCTGTACTCGGCAAGATCGGATATTCTGCTGACGGATAGAAATGTGGGGTGGTACCTTATCCACAAATATTTTCCGCAGCAGGAATCGTTGTTTCAGATGAGCCGGAATACCGTCATCACAATGGAATACGCCCTGGCAGTCTCCCGCAGCTATCCCGATGCCGGAAGGCTGCTGGATATCTTTAATGCGGGGCTGGCTGAATTGAAGCGGAACGGCGAGTTTGACAGCATCTGGAATGAATCTTTCTGCCCCGCAGAAGACGTGCGAAAAGGCGCCAGCCTTTACGGTTCAGGAAGGGGAAAGCTGGCCCGGGCAGATTTCTAGAACGTGGTGTGAGAGCCCAGCACTTCCTGCAGTTCCGTTGCAATCTTGTCCCGGTAGTGCTGCACGGCTTCCGGACTGGACATGACCATGTCCAGCTGGCGTGTGTGCATGGCGAGATAGCCGAGCACCTGCAAGGCGCGCAGCATGTGCTCAAGCGGCAAGCCTTCCATGCGCGCGGCAAGGCTGTCGCGTATTACCTGCACACGGAAGTTGTTCTCTTCCAGAATATCCGCAATGAGCCGCACGCGCATGAGCCGCCTGTCGGCATCGGCTGCCCCGCCCTTGAAGCGGAACGCCGCAAAGTTCTCTGCATCCACATCGCCTGCAAGGGTTTCCACTGTGCAGAAATGGTAGCCGAAGCGCGATTGCAGCGTGCAGAACCGGCTGCTGACCAGAAAATAGTTTTTCATGCTGTAGATGGACGCGCTGGAAGGCTCGAAACCGGGGTCCAGCGCCGACTCTGCCAGCACGGAAAGGAACCCGCGCGCATGCACCGGAGGCGGCCCCTGCCACGGTATATGCATCATGCCGTGCCACAGGGCATGCATGGGCGGCGAGGCTATGTTTTCGAGCGGAATCAGCTTGCCTGCGGGCGGCGAGCGGAAGGCGTCGTCCAGATCAACAACCCAGAACTGCAGCGGCCTGCCGTGATAGAGCTGCCGTGCAAGGTGTTTGGGAAAGCGGGCATCCTTGCCGTCGCGGAACATCTCTTCAACCGCCTTCTGATGGCAGAAGCGGGTGATGTCGTGCATTGTTTTGCAGTTCACAGCCCGAAAGTCGGGGCAGTCGGGATCGGTGAGCGAGAGCGGGGCTATGTGCGAGAGCACCTGCTTCAGCGTTGCATGGACAGAGGTGCCCTGCATGACGTTGCGCGGCTTGGGGGCCGTGAGCAGCGATTCCACACGCCCTTCAAGCACCAGCCCTGCGTCGGCGTCCACTGTGACGAGCGTGCCAGTTTCAAGCGAATCTGCCTTCCAGCCTGTCCCGAAGAGAGCCGGCACACCAAATTCGCGGGCGACATTGGCAAGATGGCCTGCGGATGACCCCGTACCTGCTATGACGGCGGAAGCGCGCGAGAGCAGGGGAGCCCAGCGGGGGGCGGCGTAGGGGACGACCAGAACTCCGCCTTCGGGAAAGGCAAGTGCCTCGGCCTGCTTGCGGATCTGGACTATGGGGCCTGCTCCTGTTCCGGGAGAGGCGGTTTCGCCCCCCTGAACAAGAACGACAGTCCCCTCCGGCAAGGTGGGCGGGGTGAGGCGCCGTGCAATGGCGTCCGCCGAGGGCATGGTCAGGGGGCGCGACTGCAGCAGCATGAAGCTGGTATCCGGCAGCATGGCCCACTCAACATCCTGCGGGGTGCCGTAGTGTTGTTCCACCCGTTCGGCCAGCGCCGCCAGCTGCTGCAACTGCTCGTCCGTCAGACTGGGCAGTGCTGCCTCTTCCGGCGGGGAATCCACCTTGGCCACACCTTCACCGGGGGCGGTGACATAGCGTTCTTTTTTAAAGGCTACATGGCGTTCCACAATAGCAAAAGGGGCGGTGCGCTGCACGGCAAAGCGGTCGGTGGGCAGCCTGCCGTCCACCACGCCTCTGGGCAGGCCCTGCACGGCGTGGATGATAATGGCCTCGCTGCGCACGTCCACGGGATCGCGGGTGTACAGGACGCCACCGGCAACAGAGCCCAGCATGGGCATAACGGCAACGCTCACGGCCGTGTCCCTGTCGCTCAGGCCGCAGCGCAGGCGGTAGGCCACGGCTTCTGCGCCGTATTTGGAAGCTGCCACTTCTCGCCATGCCTCGGCAAGCGTTTCGGAAGGCACGTTGAGCAGTGAACGGTATTGGCCCGCAAACGCCTGCCCGGGCATATCTTCGCCCAGCGCGCTGCTGCGCACGGCGAGGTTGCCGGTGTAGCCTGTGCGTTCCCGCAGTTCGGCCTCGGCACGGGTCAGGGCCTGCACAAGCTCGTCAGGCAGGGGGGATCGTATAATCTGCTGCTGTATGCGTGAGCACATGGCATACAGGTTGTCCAGCCTGTCCGGGTCTGCAAGCCTGAGCTGCCTGTCGGCTTCTTCATCAAGGCCGCTGTGGCGCATGAAGGCCCAGAATCCGTGTGCTGTAACGGCAAAACCGTCCGGCACAGGCAGGTTGGCCTTGTTGCGCAGTTCGCCAAGGTTGGCCGCTTTGCCTCCCACCTGCGGGGCGTGCTCGCAGCCAAGGGAGGAAAACGGCAGCACCAGCGGACCATCGGCTGGTTCGGGCGTGGTTTCCAGATGGGGAGAAATTTCTGCGCGGATGGCTTCAAATCGTTCCCTGAGCGCCCCATAGCGGCCAGGGGCAATTGTCTCCATGGCCTCGATCATCTGATAGACGGAAGAGACAATGCGGGTGCTCTGGGTGCGCACGTAGGAAAGGTCGTAGGGGGCCGTGCCCTCCAGCGCCTGCTCCATGTGGGACATGGCCTCCAGCGCCTTGTTGTTGGCGCTGATAAGGCGCTTGAAACGCCCGCAGGCTTCACGAAAGGAAGCCCGGAGGCTCTCCTCTTCCGCACTCGAGTAGGGTGCGGAACCGGAAAGCCGCCGGGCTGTTGTTGCTATGACGGCCCATGCTCGAGCCAGCGCGCTGTCAGGGGACGTCATCGGGTATATACCTGTGTCCTTATACTTCCTTCTTCTTCCCACCCTTCATGGCGAGGCCGAAGCCTTCGAACAGGTAGAAGATCGAATAACCGAACCACAGGGTGTATATTACATAGAAGATCAGGGAGAAAGCAAGGATGCCGGTACGGGAAGATGCGCTTTCAGGCTGTACGCCGAAGTAGTTGTAGCCCACTTCCACGCCGCGGTTGATGATGTTGTTCACCAGAGCGGCTTCCTTGAACAGTTCCTGCTTCTTCAGATTCCTTTCAGCGGCCTTCAGGCCCTTCCACCACATGTACATGCCTTCCTTGCCGCCGAGGTTGTAGGCGGACTGCAGGGGCTGTTCATTGTTGGCGAACATGGCGTCGCTGTCGTCAATGGCACGGTTGAGGATGGTGGCAAGGTTGCCGGCTACGTTCACATCCACGCCGCTGACGGCTGCGTCAGCCACGGAACCGAAGATGGTTGCCACCTTGGCGGCTTCTGCTTCGCTGCTCATGTGCAGCTTCAGGGTTACCTGCTTGTCTCCGCCCTTGGCCGCTTCGCGGATGGCGGGGATGTAGTAGGTGGAACCCTTGGAGATGGAGTTGAACAGCTTGTCCGCAGCGTGGAAGGCGTTGTTGCCGTCACCGAAGTTGGGGGTGAACATGGCGATGAACACCACGGAGAACCCAAGGAGCATTATGCCGCCCAGAGAGAACGATTTCTTGTTCATTATCAACATGGTTTAACCCTCCCTGAGTGCGGGAATCTTGGTGATGAAGGTGGAGATAACCCAGAGGCCGAACGCGGCTACTACTGCGAAGAACAGGTAGCTGCCCACGGTTGAGAGGGTTGAAACCAGCGAAGCGGGAAGGTCAATGATCTCCATGGATACCAGCTTGGAGGGCAGGTCGAACAGACGGTTCACGAAGCCGGCAAGAATTGCGATGGCGTAGAAACCGCGGATGTAGATGCCCTTGACCACGCGGGTGGTCAGTGCGCCGAGCTGGATGCCCAGCAGGGAGCCGAGCAGCATGCCCATTGCCAGCGTGTAGAAGATGAAGCCGTAGATGGCGTACTGGGTGATGGAAGCATAGCCTGCGGTGAAGATGATCTGCAGGATGTCCGTGCCCACGGTGGTGAAGCTGGATACGCCGAGAACATATACGAAGATGGGGAAGGTTACGAACCCGCCGCCCACACCCATGATGGCAGCGAGGAAGCCTACGAATACGCCGCTGACGGCAACCATGACGCCGGAGATCTTCTTGCCGCCGGGTACGAGGTCTTCGTCAAAGGTAATCATGGGCGGAAGATTGATGGACTGCAGCTTTGCAGGCAGGCCGGTACCTTCGGTCGGAGCAGGGCCGCCGTGTGCGCAGCCGCCGTCGCCAGCCTTGCGCAGCTTCAGGAAGTCGGCCATGGAGTAGAAGCCGAGGAAGCCGAGCAGAACCACGTAGATGGCGCTGATGAAGGTATCGCTCAGAACGGGGTTCAGTTCGTACAGGGCGCGGTTGATAAGACCGCCGCCGGTAACACCCACGCCGGAACCCACAAGGAAGGCCACGGCAAGCTTGGTGTTAACGTTACCCAGCTTCTTGTGTACCGCGGTACCCATGATCGCCTTGGCGAAGATGTGGAACAGGTCGGTACCCACTGCCAGAATACCCTTGATACCGGCGCTCATGAGCGCGGGGGTGATGATGAAGCCGCCACCCGCACCGATGCAGCCGGTGATCAGACCGGCACACAGGCCGATGAGAATGGATACGAGAAATACCGAAGGCGTGTAATACGCCGGGCTGTATGCAGACTTGCCGCCCAGCATCTGGGGCATGACGTCGCCTGCAACGGCCAGGGAAACCAGCAGAGCGGGCAGCGCCAGAAGCATAAGAATCAGCATCTTCTTGCGGCTCTTGAGAATGCTCATGGACTGCTCGTAGTCCCACCGCGCATGTGCGGCAGATGCCGCCATCATCATTGAATACAATTTCCTCATCGCGTTAACCTTCCTCAGTAAGAACGTTCGTTTCAAGGGTGCCTGCACCTTCCCGGTTCAGCGTGCCGGGGGCGTGCCACACGTTGCCGTACCGCACGGTAGAACAGGTGGTCTGTCAGACACGCGGCCTTGTGCGGGAGGCGTCCCGCAGCTTGAACATCAACTCGTCAATGTCTGCCGGCTTGAGCAGGTAGTCGAAAGCCCCAAGCGCCATGCCGCTTATGGCAACTTCAAGGTCGGCGTGGCCTGTGAGCATAATCACTTCCACCTCGGGGTGCGCCGCCTTGATGCGCTTGAGAGTTTCTATTCCGTCCATTCCGGGCATTTTCACATCCAGTACAACAGCATCGACCGGATGCGTTTCCAGCAGCGCCAGAGCTTCTTCACCTGACCCTACGGAGTGCACCTTCATTTCGCGCCGCTCCAGCCTGCGGGCCACGACGGACAGGAAGTCGGGTTCGTCGTCCACCAGCAATACGGTCATGGATTCGGTTGTCATGTCAGGTCTCCTTCATGTCGGCGGTTCTGCTCCGGTTCTGCGGGAGCATTGATTTCATCCTCGGTGTCCTGTTCTGTCAGCATGTCCTCGTCGGTCTCCATGCGGGGCAGGGTCAGGACGAATATGGTTCCCTCTCCTTCCGTGCTGCGTACTGTCAGCGAACCTTTGTTGCGTCTTGCAAGTCCGTAGCAGATTGCCAGCCCAAGTCCGGTTCCCTTGCCGGGAGGCTTGGTGGTGAAGAAGGGTTCAAAAATTCTGGATCGTACCGATTCGCTCATGCCGGGGCCGGTATCAGCCACTGCCACGCAGACGTGGTCCGCTTCTTCCCAGGTGAACAGAGAGAGCATGCCGCGTTCCTGTTCCTGCATGGCGTCCAGCGCATTGCCCACAAGGTTCATGAGAATCTGCTGCACGTGCGCCTGTGCCGCAAAGGCCATGGAAAGGCCGGGCTGCGGGCGGACGGTGAGCGTTACACCCTGCCGTGTGCTGCGATGTCTGCTCAGTGCTGCCACTTCTTCCGCAATGCTGTTCAGGTCCACGGGGGCGGCTTCCACAGCACCCTGTCTGGAAAGACGCAGCAGGTTGTGGGTTATATCGCGGCATCGTGCACCCTGCGTGCGGATGGTCTGGGCGGAAGCGCGCACCTTTTCCGCAAGTTCTTCGCGGGGCAGGTCGTCTTCGGTAAGATCTTCTATCCAGCCGGCTTCCTGCGTCATGATGGAAACCGGATTATTGATTTCGTGCGCTATGCCCGCAGCCAGTGTGCCGAGCGAGGAGAGGCGGTTTGCCTCAACCATGCGGCGTTCAAGGGCGCGGCGGCGCAGTTCTTCGGAAGACAGCTTCTGCTGCACGTATCCGGAGAAGACCAGCGAGTTGTAGGCGAGCAGCATGGCCAGCACCCCGGAAACGATGAGGGTCATGCCCCATGCAAATTCCATCTGCGGGAAGAGGTGCCCGAGCGGAGTGGCTACAACCACGGCTCTGGTCAGTGCCTCAGGTGCGGTGAAGTGCAGGGCGACAGCCGCCATGGCAATGCTGCCGGGGAAGGGAGGCGTGACGGTCTTGATCTCCCATTCCTTTGTACCGCCCAGCGAGGCGGCGAGCTGTGTGGCTTCTTCGGCGACGGGAGCCTCTATGACTTCGCCGTCAGACTGCACGATGGCGCCGTTCTCAATATAGATAAGGGTAGCCGCAGGAAATACGCTGCGTGCGTTGCGCATCGCTTCCGGCACGGATTCGGACTGCCTGATGGCGGCATGGGCCAATGCGCCGAAGGGACGCTGCGCATCGTTGCCATATGCTGAGAACAGCAGGCTCGCGACCACAAGGGCCAGCAGCACAACTGGTGTAGCAGAAAGAAGAACCACCCTAGCGGCCAGCCAGCGGAAGGAGTCATGTGGGTTTTGGGTTAGGGTCATCGCTGAACCTCCCGCGTGGCCTGGCCGGACAGTGTGGATTCAACAGCCAGAAGCAATCCTTCAGGGTCTGCTTCCTTATACACTGTTCCGGAAGTCGGCATGGTAATTCCGGTATCCTGTCCGGCGGAGAGCGGATGCAGGATGACAGGCACTCTTTCTGTCAGAATGCCCTTGCCGGCTTCCAGAAGGGCGAACAGGTACGGCAGGTCAGGGTCCAGCACCAGCAGGGCGGGGTTTTCCCTGCGCAAAATCTCTGCGGCTTCGTAACCGTTAGATGCAAGCAATACCGGATAGCCCCTGTTCTGAAAGGCTTTCTCCAGCAGCGAGCCTATACGGCTGTTACGCTCCGCTATGAGTATGGTGCAGGCACCCTTGTCTATGACCTGAGACATGTTCATGGCACTGTAAACGCAACCGCCGTGCCAAAAGTACAGGGTTGAGAGAAGAAAATAAAAATACGAAATAACAGCATGTTATCTTTTTCACGAGCAAGGCGGCCCTGATAAGGGGCCGCCTGTGGTGTCAGTCTTTTTTACGATTTGTCTGTCCGGATATGGACAGCAGGAGAGAGGTGTCATGCAGGCTGACGGTGCAAGCCTGTCAGAGGGGCGCGGGCCGCCGCACCGGTTGTTAGGTACACAACCGGATTTTGGTGCATACGGTGCCGGGAACTTGCAGCGGAACAGGATCAGTGATCACGACTGTTCACGCATAATGAGTGCCCGACGGGGTATATGATAGTGAAGAGCAGAGCGTTATTGCAGGAAGCTGCCTCAGCTGACAGAGGCTTCTACCTTGAGTCCGTATTTTTCAATGCGTGCTATGAGCGTGGGGCGTGACATCCCCAGCAGCTTGGATGCCCTTGTCCGGTTGCCTCCGGTAAGC is a window encoding:
- a CDS encoding sensor histidine kinase → MTLTQNPHDSFRWLAARVVLLSATPVVLLALVVASLLFSAYGNDAQRPFGALAHAAIRQSESVPEAMRNARSVFPAATLIYIENGAIVQSDGEVIEAPVAEEATQLAASLGGTKEWEIKTVTPPFPGSIAMAAVALHFTAPEALTRAVVVATPLGHLFPQMEFAWGMTLIVSGVLAMLLAYNSLVFSGYVQQKLSSEELRRRALERRMVEANRLSSLGTLAAGIAHEINNPVSIMTQEAGWIEDLTEDDLPREELAEKVRASAQTIRTQGARCRDITHNLLRLSRQGAVEAAPVDLNSIAEEVAALSRHRSTRQGVTLTVRPQPGLSMAFAAQAHVQQILMNLVGNALDAMQEQERGMLSLFTWEEADHVCVAVADTGPGMSESVRSRIFEPFFTTKPPGKGTGLGLAICYGLARRNKGSLTVRSTEGEGTIFVLTLPRMETDEDMLTEQDTEDEINAPAEPEQNRRHEGDLT
- a CDS encoding response regulator; the encoded protein is MSQVIDKGACTILIAERNSRIGSLLEKAFQNRGYPVLLASNGYEAAEILRRENPALLVLDPDLPYLFALLEAGKGILTERVPVILHPLSAGQDTGITMPTSGTVYKEADPEGLLLAVESTLSGQATREVQR
- a CDS encoding sigma-54-dependent transcriptional regulator gives rise to the protein MTTESMTVLLVDDEPDFLSVVARRLERREMKVHSVGSGEEALALLETHPVDAVVLDVKMPGMDGIETLKRIKAAHPEVEVIMLTGHADLEVAISGMALGAFDYLLKPADIDELMFKLRDASRTRPRV
- a CDS encoding PEP/pyruvate-binding domain-containing protein, yielding MTSPDSALARAWAVIATTARRLSGSAPYSSAEEESLRASFREACGRFKRLISANNKALEAMSHMEQALEGTAPYDLSYVRTQSTRIVSSVYQMIEAMETIAPGRYGALRERFEAIRAEISPHLETTPEPADGPLVLPFSSLGCEHAPQVGGKAANLGELRNKANLPVPDGFAVTAHGFWAFMRHSGLDEEADRQLRLADPDRLDNLYAMCSRIQQQIIRSPLPDELVQALTRAEAELRERTGYTGNLAVRSSALGEDMPGQAFAGQYRSLLNVPSETLAEAWREVAASKYGAEAVAYRLRCGLSDRDTAVSVAVMPMLGSVAGGVLYTRDPVDVRSEAIIIHAVQGLPRGVVDGRLPTDRFAVQRTAPFAIVERHVAFKKERYVTAPGEGVAKVDSPPEEAALPSLTDEQLQQLAALAERVEQHYGTPQDVEWAMLPDTSFMLLQSRPLTMPSADAIARRLTPPTLPEGTVVLVQGGETASPGTGAGPIVQIRKQAEALAFPEGGVLVVPYAAPRWAPLLSRASAVIAGTGSSAGHLANVAREFGVPALFGTGWKADSLETGTLVTVDADAGLVLEGRVESLLTAPKPRNVMQGTSVHATLKQVLSHIAPLSLTDPDCPDFRAVNCKTMHDITRFCHQKAVEEMFRDGKDARFPKHLARQLYHGRPLQFWVVDLDDAFRSPPAGKLIPLENIASPPMHALWHGMMHIPWQGPPPVHARGFLSVLAESALDPGFEPSSASIYSMKNYFLVSSRFCTLQSRFGYHFCTVETLAGDVDAENFAAFRFKGGAADADRRLMRVRLIADILEENNFRVQVIRDSLAARMEGLPLEHMLRALQVLGYLAMHTRQLDMVMSSPEAVQHYRDKIATELQEVLGSHTTF
- a CDS encoding sulfite exporter TauE/SafE family protein, whose protein sequence is MMMAASAAHARWDYEQSMSILKSRKKMLILMLLALPALLVSLAVAGDVMPQMLGGKSAYSPAYYTPSVFLVSILIGLCAGLITGCIGAGGGFIITPALMSAGIKGILAVGTDLFHIFAKAIMGTAVHKKLGNVNTKLAVAFLVGSGVGVTGGGLINRALYELNPVLSDTFISAIYVVLLGFLGFYSMADFLKLRKAGDGGCAHGGPAPTEGTGLPAKLQSINLPPMITFDEDLVPGGKKISGVMVAVSGVFVGFLAAIMGVGGGFVTFPIFVYVLGVSSFTTVGTDILQIIFTAGYASITQYAIYGFIFYTLAMGMLLGSLLGIQLGALTTRVVKGIYIRGFYAIAILAGFVNRLFDLPSKLVSMEIIDLPASLVSTLSTVGSYLFFAVVAAFGLWVISTFITKIPALREG
- a CDS encoding substrate-binding periplasmic protein, whose protein sequence is MQFRFFPWKRCEAMLDGGIAFASFPYPISERHKRRWNFSQPLFRGETHAFFMEQRFPGFEYHGIKSLRGYTVAGSLGDFLTDRLYTAAVDVDLAPDEECSFKKLYSARSDILLTDRNVGWYLIHKYFPQQESLFQMSRNTVITMEYALAVSRSYPDAGRLLDIFNAGLAELKRNGEFDSIWNESFCPAEDVRKGASLYGSGRGKLARADF